GCCGCCACCGTGCAGGACGTGTGGCAACTCCTGGACCAGGGCGAACTGGCCCGGCAGCGGGGAGCCAAGGGCCAGGGCTTCCTCCCCGAGGAACCCATCTCCGCCGACCAGTTGCCCCAGGTGCCCAGGAGGCCCGAGGCCGCCGACCCGCCCAGGGAGGTCCTCACCCTCCTGGTCAGCAAGCTCGAGTCGGACTACGGGTGCAAGCCCGCCCAGGCCGAGGGGCTGGTCAGGACGGCGGCCGAGATCCGGGCCTGGTGCTGCCCGGAGGTATCGGAGCTACAGCCCGGGCAGGTGGTGTGGCTGGCCCACGGTACCCACCGCAGCCGCCGCACCGACCCACGCCTGTTCGTCCCCGTGGTGCTCACGCTCCTGACCCCCGAGGAGATGGAGCGCCCGCCGTCGAGCAGGGCGGAACTGAAGCGGCTCAAGATGAGGCAGCTCGAGCGCATCACGGCCGAGGCGTGGCGGCAGGACGGGGTGCTCACCACCGTGGACCTGGAGTGGATCCTGCACATCAGCCCGGGGCTCATCCGCGAACTCCTGGAGGCGTACCAGGAGCGGTTCGGGGTGCTGCTGCCCACGGCCGGCACGGTGCTGGACATGGGCAGAACGCTGACGCACAAGACGATCGTGGTGGAGCTGGCCCTGCAGGGTCTTTCCACCACCGAGATTGCCCGCAGGATCTACCACGCGCCCTCTTCAGTGGACGCCTACCTGCGCCTGTTCGACCGGGTGCTGATGCTGGTGTACTACCGCGTCCCCGAAAAGGCCATGCACCGCATCACCGGCACCAGCCCCGCTCTCGTGAAGGAGCACCTGGAACTGGCGAAGAAACACTTCCCCGACCCGGACGCCATCAAGAACTACCTGGTCAGCCGCGGCGTCAAGGTCGAGGAGCTTGCTTTGGGAGTTTAGCTGTAATCCCCTGATTGGCGATGTGCGGGCGCTGGGGCCCATGGTGGCGGTGGAACTGGTGAAGGACCGGCAGACCAAGGAGCCTGCCACGGCGGAGGCGGCTGCGATCATCCAGTATGCGTACGAACACGGGTTGATCCTGCTCAAGGCGGGCCGGTACGGGAACGTGCTGCGCTTTTTGCCGCCGCTGGTGATCAGCGACGAGCAGCTTGAGGAAGGGCTATCCGTGCTGCGTGACGCGGTGGCTTCCGTGGTGAGCAGGCGGAAGGGTGTTCCAGGGGAATTTTGCCCTGTTGTCCCTGAGCTCGGCTGAAGCGGCGAACTTCACCAACGGGGTGCCTGTGGTGGGCGCAGCTTTAGCATACTTGTTCCTGGGGAAGAAGCTAACGAGTGCCCAGCTGGTGGCGGGGATAGCCGTGGTTGCCGGCGTGTGGCTTTCTACTGCTGTTCCGCGGTGTGGGCGGAGATTTGGCCTGCCGGGAGCCCAGGGGTCCCGGAACAGGGTAGCAATGTAGGAGGCCCCTGGCGCAGGCGATGCGGGCAGTTTCCAGTCCTGGCATGGCTCCGCCCGCGTCAGTCGTAACGCGCCAAAGCTCTCCTGACCAAGTCGACGTTCCAGCGCGCAAGGTGCGCGATGCTCAGTTCTTCCATTCCCCGCACGTAAGTCTGCAGCCGGTCTCCGATGGGTTTCGTCCAATGCTCGCCGAGGGCGCTCGGGCCGAGCGCTACGCCCAGCACCGTCGCAACCTGGGCTGCGTTGCAGTCCACGTCCTGGCCAGCCAGGGCCACAATGCGCATGGTCTCGTCGAAGTCCCCGTTGCCGAACCAGAGGGCCACCACCTCAGCTGCCGCGTTCGGGTAGGCGTGGACCCAGTTGTACCGCTCCAGACGCTTCTCGCATTTCCTCCAGGCCGCCAGCCAGTCGCTTGCTTCCCTGCAGACCCCGAGAGCCTCCCGTACGACGGAATGGTATTCGCTCTCGGGGGGCAGCAGGTCGATGGCGTTCTGTACGATGCCCCGGATGTCCCCGCGTACGAAGGCCAGGGAGGTCATGACGGCGTTGAAGACCTCGCCCAGCACCCCGTTGCCCTCGTGGGAGATCACCCCGTCGATCCAGGCCAGCCGAGCGGCCTGCCGGGGATCCCCGGGCGCCACCAGCCCGCACACGGTGCCCCTCATCTGTGCCCCGATCCATTCGGAGAACGGGTTAGACCGGCGCCCGCTTTCCGGAGGATATACCCCCAGCTTCAGATTCCTGAGGGCGATGTCTTCGGCGGACCAACCGAAGGGGATCAGTGCCACCCATTCCTCGGCGATGTCTTGCGACGTCACGTGGTAGCCCCGGTACTCGAAAGCCTTGAGGAAGGCCAGTTCGTAGGTGATGTCATCGTTGAAGGTGTTGGGTTTGCGCACGTAGCCTCTGATATCGCCGAACACCTCCATGAGTCGGTCGGTGGTGTAGCCCTCCAGGGCGGTCCCGAGGGCGCCTCCGCACACCTGCGCCAACCAGCCGGCATAAACCCTTTCTGTGAACTGGGGTGTATGGGGCGAGACCGGGACGGGGTCAGGGAACCGAACGGCGGCGATGTGTTCCTCCCACGATGTCGGCGTGTGGAACTTCCAGTACGGGGAGCCTTCGTCCCTGGGCGCCTCCTGGAGGGTCTTCAAAATCAAGGAGGTCAACCGGTGAAGGGTTGCGAGGTCTCCCGTTTCCAGGGCCTTCAGGCCGTCTGCAAACAGCGCCTCGGCCTCTTCCACACGGCGGCCGCGGTTTTCCATGGATTGAATCGCCCCGGCCACCAGGCACTCGGGCGCCCCCGACCCGGGGACCTCGCTGCGCCAGTAAATCCTGATGCGCTCGTCCTCTGCGTCTCTCACCCTGAAAATGGAATCCCAGGTCTGTTCCTCTTCCGTGAGGATCCTGGGGACAGCTTGCCTGCGTTGCTCGAGTTCCCACTGCCACGCCTTGATCATGGTACGGGCTAGCCCCCCTGGTGCGGCAACATGGCTACTCTGGCGCACGAACCTGCCCGCGGTCAGTCGTATTTCTCCAGGGCCTCGAACAGCATCCTCATGAAGCGCTCGCGGTCAATCTCGAGGGCCACGTCGGCGTTGGGGGGCCTACCGGTCACCCCGTAAATGTCCACCACCGTGCGCCCGGTGGTAAACTCGCCGTGGCACTCGATGTCCACGCGCAGGTGGCGCGTCGTCAACATGGTGGGATCGATGACGGCCGCCACGGCCACGGGGTCGTGCAGCGGGCTTCCCCGGAAACCAAACCGCCGGTGGAAGAGGGCGTAGAAATCCAGCAGTTCGGCCACCATGCGGGCCACGCGCCGGTTCATGGCGTAGAGGGCCTGGACGTCTTCAGGATACACCTGGGCCTTGTGGGTGACGTCCAGGCCGACCATGGTGATGGGTACCCCCGACTCGAAGACGATACGGGCGGCCTCGGGATCGACCAGGATATTGAACTCGGCCGCCGGCGTCCAGTTGCCCTCGTATGGGGCCCCGCCCATGAGGGTGATCCTCTCGATGTTCTTCTTGATGTCGGGCGCAACGGACAGGGCCAGGGCCACGTTGGTGAGGGGCCCGGTGGGGATGAGGGTCACCGGGGCCGGGCTCCGCCGGAGCGTGTCCACAATGACGTCCACCGCCGACCGCGGACTGGGCCCGTACGCGGGCTCGGGCAGGATGGGACCGTCCAGGCCGCTTTCCCCGTGGACTTGCGGTGCCACGATCAGGGGTCGGCACAGGGGTTTGCCTGCTCCTGCTGCCACCTCCACCTCGATGCCGGCGAAGCTCAGGACGCGCAGGGCGTTGCGCAGAGTCTTGTCGAGGGTCTGGTTGCCGGCTACCACCGTCACCGCCCTGACGTCGAGGAGGTCGGAAGCGAAGGC
The genomic region above belongs to Bacillota bacterium and contains:
- a CDS encoding nucleoside hydrolase; protein product: MRKPVIIDCDPGHDDAIALLLAFASDLLDVRAVTVVAGNQTLDKTLRNALRVLSFAGIEVEVAAGAGKPLCRPLIVAPQVHGESGLDGPILPEPAYGPSPRSAVDVIVDTLRRSPAPVTLIPTGPLTNVALALSVAPDIKKNIERITLMGGAPYEGNWTPAAEFNILVDPEAARIVFESGVPITMVGLDVTHKAQVYPEDVQALYAMNRRVARMVAELLDFYALFHRRFGFRGSPLHDPVAVAAVIDPTMLTTRHLRVDIECHGEFTTGRTVVDIYGVTGRPPNADVALEIDRERFMRMLFEALEKYD
- a CDS encoding ADP-ribosylglycohydrolase family protein codes for the protein MIKAWQWELEQRRQAVPRILTEEEQTWDSIFRVRDAEDERIRIYWRSEVPGSGAPECLVAGAIQSMENRGRRVEEAEALFADGLKALETGDLATLHRLTSLILKTLQEAPRDEGSPYWKFHTPTSWEEHIAAVRFPDPVPVSPHTPQFTERVYAGWLAQVCGGALGTALEGYTTDRLMEVFGDIRGYVRKPNTFNDDITYELAFLKAFEYRGYHVTSQDIAEEWVALIPFGWSAEDIALRNLKLGVYPPESGRRSNPFSEWIGAQMRGTVCGLVAPGDPRQAARLAWIDGVISHEGNGVLGEVFNAVMTSLAFVRGDIRGIVQNAIDLLPPESEYHSVVREALGVCREASDWLAAWRKCEKRLERYNWVHAYPNAAAEVVALWFGNGDFDETMRIVALAGQDVDCNAAQVATVLGVALGPSALGEHWTKPIGDRLQTYVRGMEELSIAHLARWNVDLVRRALARYD
- a CDS encoding DUF1670 domain-containing protein, which translates into the protein MTRERKGSERYATLPARDLLPVQVSHLRARFELAPQSYLAEAVARMTNEAMEAWEKQHGIERVRPGEMLVTYQGKNVRLPLLDPGTISRLGELRVEAVKRQIEHLELERLQVENPAATVQDVWQLLDQGELARQRGAKGQGFLPEEPISADQLPQVPRRPEAADPPREVLTLLVSKLESDYGCKPAQAEGLVRTAAEIRAWCCPEVSELQPGQVVWLAHGTHRSRRTDPRLFVPVVLTLLTPEEMERPPSSRAELKRLKMRQLERITAEAWRQDGVLTTVDLEWILHISPGLIRELLEAYQERFGVLLPTAGTVLDMGRTLTHKTIVVELALQGLSTTEIARRIYHAPSSVDAYLRLFDRVLMLVYYRVPEKAMHRITGTSPALVKEHLELAKKHFPDPDAIKNYLVSRGVKVEELALGV